The following proteins come from a genomic window of [Limnothrix rosea] IAM M-220:
- a CDS encoding LysR family transcriptional regulator, whose amino-acid sequence MNKLESMSAFVRVVEEGSFAAAARKMLMGRSAVNKMVVALENSLKVQLLHRSTRKVTPTPTGLAFYEKCLQILADIEEAELSVSRSHGEPQGLLRVNAPMTFGTMCFAPVLADFMNQYPQLQVQLTLEDRFVDAIAEGFDLLIRVAEPTASASLISHELFQTQVLLCASPAYLGRSPHLRTPEDLKNHNCLLYGYQQTKSQWQIGAESVTVSGSFCSNNGEALAIAAKKGLGVALLPCFIVDSYLKSGALKMVLPDYCQKVLTVSVLYPINRHLSTKVKLFTEFLIEQFEGDRP is encoded by the coding sequence ATGAACAAGCTTGAAAGTATGTCTGCCTTTGTGCGGGTGGTAGAAGAAGGCAGTTTTGCGGCGGCGGCGCGGAAAATGTTGATGGGGCGATCGGCGGTGAACAAAATGGTGGTGGCTCTGGAAAATAGCTTAAAGGTACAATTGCTCCATCGCAGTACTCGTAAGGTCACGCCGACACCGACTGGACTAGCTTTCTACGAAAAATGTTTGCAAATTCTGGCTGATATTGAAGAAGCGGAATTGTCTGTCTCGCGCTCCCATGGTGAGCCGCAGGGCTTGTTACGGGTGAATGCACCGATGACCTTTGGAACGATGTGTTTTGCACCTGTGCTGGCAGATTTTATGAATCAATATCCGCAATTGCAAGTGCAGCTCACCCTTGAAGATCGCTTTGTGGATGCGATCGCCGAAGGATTTGATCTGTTAATTCGGGTGGCAGAACCGACAGCAAGTGCCAGTCTTATTAGCCATGAGTTATTTCAAACGCAGGTGTTGCTCTGTGCTTCGCCGGCATATTTAGGGCGATCGCCGCATTTACGAACCCCAGAAGATTTAAAAAACCATAACTGCTTGCTCTACGGCTACCAACAAACCAAATCCCAATGGCAAATCGGCGCAGAATCTGTCACGGTTTCGGGATCTTTTTGCTCAAATAATGGAGAAGCTCTGGCGATCGCCGCCAAAAAAGGTCTAGGTGTTGCGCTATTGCCCTGTTTTATTGTGGATTCTTATTTAAAATCTGGGGCATTAAAAATGGTATTGCCGGACTATTGCCAAAAGGTTTTGACAGTCTCGGTGTTGTATCCCATCAACCGTCATCTTTCGACGAAGGTCAAACTCTTCACAGAATTTTTGATAGAGCAGTTTGAGGGCGATCGCCCCTAA
- a CDS encoding methyltransferase domain-containing protein, translated as MAQSIEQSSFWETKYRSAEFRWDLGEATPPLVEFFGRPIAPSAGKIIALGAGRGHDAVFLAQQGLMVTAVDFAPSAIAATQKLAQAKNVNLTTLEQDIFTLEKSYKNQFDYVFEHTCFCAIPPERRHDYVQLVATLLKPAGTFYGVFFTHGRAGGPPFGTTPTEIEQLFSPYFTVKTLTAVTNSVPSRQGDEHWGIFRRML; from the coding sequence ATGGCACAGTCTATCGAACAATCATCTTTTTGGGAAACAAAATATCGCTCGGCGGAGTTTCGCTGGGATTTAGGTGAAGCAACACCGCCTTTGGTTGAGTTTTTTGGCCGGCCGATCGCCCCATCAGCGGGAAAAATCATTGCCCTTGGCGCTGGTCGGGGTCATGATGCAGTATTTCTCGCCCAGCAAGGTTTAATGGTGACGGCTGTGGATTTTGCACCATCGGCGATCGCCGCGACACAGAAATTAGCCCAGGCTAAAAACGTGAACCTCACCACCTTAGAACAGGATATTTTTACCTTAGAAAAAAGTTACAAAAATCAGTTTGACTACGTATTTGAGCATACGTGTTTCTGCGCGATCCCGCCGGAACGTCGCCACGACTATGTCCAACTCGTTGCTACTCTTTTGAAACCCGCTGGGACTTTCTATGGCGTGTTCTTTACCCATGGTAGAGCGGGTGGCCCTCCCTTTGGCACGACACCAACGGAAATTGAGCAGCTATTTTCTCCCTATTTCACCGTTAAAACCCTCACTGCCGTCACAAACTCTGTCCCTAGTCGCCAAGGTGACGAGCATTGGGGGATTTTTCGGCGCATGCTCTAA
- a CDS encoding pirin family protein, translated as MITIRPSEERGRGKFDWLDSYFSFSFSQYHDPAHMNFSNLRVINEDYIAPAQGFGTHGHRDMEIVTYVLEGQLEHKDSIGNGSIMRPGDVQRMSAGRGIRHSEFNPSPQNPVHLLQIWITPDQMGIEPSYEQKFFSPEEKQGKLRLVASPDGRDGSVKIHQNAFMYASILAAGAAVTHELGGDRRVWIQITRGHLTLNGQPLKAGDGAGIEAEKAITVIGQAPETEFILFDLP; from the coding sequence ATGATTACAATTCGTCCATCTGAAGAACGCGGTAGAGGCAAATTTGACTGGCTAGATAGCTACTTTAGCTTTTCGTTTTCCCAGTACCACGATCCTGCCCACATGAACTTTTCAAATCTGCGGGTCATTAACGAAGACTACATTGCTCCCGCCCAGGGCTTTGGTACCCACGGCCACCGCGATATGGAAATTGTCACCTATGTCCTAGAAGGGCAACTGGAGCATAAAGACAGTATTGGCAACGGCTCCATCATGCGCCCCGGCGATGTCCAGCGGATGAGTGCAGGGCGCGGCATTCGTCACAGCGAATTTAATCCCTCTCCCCAAAATCCAGTGCATTTACTCCAAATCTGGATTACGCCCGACCAAATGGGCATTGAGCCTAGCTATGAACAAAAGTTCTTTAGCCCTGAGGAAAAGCAAGGTAAGTTGCGGTTAGTGGCTTCCCCCGATGGACGTGATGGCTCTGTCAAAATTCACCAAAATGCCTTTATGTACGCATCGATCTTGGCGGCGGGAGCGGCAGTAACCCACGAGCTTGGTGGCGATCGCCGCGTCTGGATTCAGATTACCCGCGGCCACCTAACCCTTAACGGTCAACCCCTCAAAGCAGGCGATGGGGCAGGCATCGAAGCAGAAAAGGCAATTACCGTGATAGGCCAAGCTCCAGAGACCGAGTTTATTCTCTTCGACTTACCCTAA
- a CDS encoding CDGSH iron-sulfur domain-containing protein produces MPTPKIADTKPMVMELEAGDYFWCTCGHSANQPFCDGGHQGTDFAPQKFTLEEKQKVAMCLCKHSQNPPFCDGSHAKL; encoded by the coding sequence ATGCCGACACCCAAAATTGCTGACACCAAGCCAATGGTTATGGAGCTAGAAGCCGGAGATTATTTCTGGTGTACCTGCGGTCACTCTGCCAACCAGCCCTTCTGCGATGGTGGTCACCAAGGAACTGATTTTGCGCCACAAAAATTCACCCTAGAAGAAAAGCAAAAAGTGGCGATGTGTCTTTGTAAACATTCCCAAAATCCACCATTTTGCGACGGCTCCCACGCCAAACTCTAG